Proteins co-encoded in one Nicotiana sylvestris chromosome 7, ASM39365v2, whole genome shotgun sequence genomic window:
- the LOC104234128 gene encoding uncharacterized protein, whose product MAEDYELWDVICDGPFVPTKTSGDPAIIVPKTRKEFNDADRKAIEKNFHANKILVCGISPDENNMISACQSAKEIWEALQTSHEGTTQVKQSKIDMLTIEYELFIMKDDESIQNMYTCFTSIINELHSLGEIIPRNKLGSKMLILFFCFLLSLRIYCL is encoded by the coding sequence ATGGCTGAAGATTATGAGCTTTGGGATGTCATCTGTGATGGACCTTTCGTCCCTACAAAAACCAGTGGTGACCCAGCGATAATTGTTCCCAAAACAAGAAAGGAATTCAATGATGCTGACCGAAAGGCCATAGAAAAGAATTTTCATGCAAATAAAATTCTTGTTTGTGGCATTAGTCCTGATGAGAACAACATGATTTCAGCATGCCAATCAGCTAAGGAGATCTGGGAAGCTCTCCAAACATCCCATGAAGGGACAACGCAGGTAAAGCagtccaagattgacatgctAACCATAGAGTATGAGCTTTTCATAATGAAGGACGACGAATCCATTCAAAATATGTACACTTGCTTCACATCTATCATCAATGAGCTTCACTCACTAGGAGAGATCATCCCTAGGAACAAACTCGGCAGTAAGATGTTGATACTATTTTTCTGCTTTCTATTGTCATTACGGATCTATTGTCTCTGA